In the Nerophis ophidion isolate RoL-2023_Sa linkage group LG01, RoL_Noph_v1.0, whole genome shotgun sequence genome, one interval contains:
- the LOC133548954 gene encoding bromodomain-containing protein 3-like isoform X1: MSDAPEAAPPSPPTLTNPPPPEVTNPTKPGRKTNQLQYMQNVVVKTLWKHQFAWPFYQPVDAIKLCLADYHKVIKNPMDMGTIKKRLENNYYWSASEAMQDFNTMFTNCYIYNKPTDDIVLMAQALEKIFLQKVAQMPQEEVALLPPAPKGKNKNKQPPAATTVSQQAESSASPPASYPSPSQTAVISPTPTNVQSPPPVPAPQPPAAMMPSAQPVVKVCESPGILGFGPAPRLSLCPQQKKGVKRKADTTTPTTSAISAGRADSPTAQDSKPAKLASSRREAAARPAKARRETIEDVAAGDIGSAGAAAAVRKSSKLGEQMKHCDAILKEMLSKKHAAYAWPFYKPVDAKALELHDYHDIIKHPMDLSTVRKKMDQSEYSDPQSFATDVRLMFSNCYKYNPPDHEVVDMARKLQDVFEMRFAKIPDEGLEASVPSTTPLVSKSTASSDSSNNSSSDESSDSEEERATRLAELQEQVGAAGQSQLKAVHEQLAVLSQAPVSKPKKKKEKKDKDKKKDKDKGNKAKLEEDKKPKAAAQQPKAANQKKAPARKANSTVTATRQTKKGAKAAAGASANGDDGEESSLPMSYDEKRQLSLDINRLPGEKLGRVVHIIQSREPSLRDSNPDEIEIDFETLKPSTLRELERYVKSCLQKKQRKLMQKQAGGGASGGGASRLSGSSSSSSDDSSSTGTSSSSDTD; encoded by the exons ATGTCGGATGCCCCTGAGGCTGCGCCCCCCAGTCCCCCTACCCTCACCAACCCGCCCCCTCCGGAGGTCACCAACCCCACCAAACCTGGCAG GAAGACCAATCAGCTGCAGTACATGCAGAATGTGGTGGTGAAGACTCTGTGGAAGCATCAGTTTGCATGGCCCTTCTACCAGCCCGTGGACGCCATCAAGCTGTGCTTGGCG GACTACCACAAAGTCATCAAGAACCCCATGGACATGGGCACCATCAAGAAACGGCTGGAGAACAATTACTACTGGAGCGCCAGTGAGGCCATGCAGGACTTCAACACCATGTTCACCAACTGCTACATCTACAACAAG CCCACGGACGACATCGTCCTGATGGCTCAGGCCCTGGAGAAGATCTTCCTGCAGAAAGTGGCTCAGATGCCTCAGGAGGAAGTGGCTCTGCTCCCACCTGCCCCTAAAGgcaagaacaagaacaaacagcCTCCTGCTGCCACCACAG TGAGTCAGCAGGCGGAGTCTTCAGCGTCGCCTCCCGCATCCTACCCATCCCCCTCCCAGACGGCTGTCATTTCGCCCACGCCCACAAATGTCCAGTCTCCGCCTCCTGTGCCAGCTCCACAGCCGCCCGCAGCCATGATGCCCTCTGCACAGCCCGTCGTCAAGGTATGCGAGAGCCCAGGTATCCTGGGGTTTGGCCCCGCCCCCCGTTTATCTTTGTGTCCCCAACAGAAGAAGGGGGTGAAAAGGAAAGCCGACACCACCACGCCCACCACGTCGGCCATCTCCGCGGGTCGCGCGGACTCGCCCACCGCACAGGACAGCAAACCGGCCAAGTTGGCCTCGTCCCGCCGTGAGGCCGCCGCTCGTCCCGCCAAAGCCCGTCGCGAGACCATCGAGGACGTAGCAGCCGGCGACATCGGAAGCGCCGGCGCGGCGGCGGCGGTAAGGAAGAGCAGCAAGCTGGGCGAGCAGATGAAGCACTGCGACGCCATCCTGAAGGAGATGCTGTCCAAAAAGCACGCCGCCTACGCCTGGCCCTTCTACAAGCCGGTGGACGCAAAGGCTCTGGAGCTGCACGACTACCACGACATCATCAAACACCCCATGGACTTGAGCACCGTCAGG AAAAAGATGGATCAAAGCGAGTACAGCGACCCTCAGAGTTTTGCCACCGACGTCAGGTTAATGTTCTCCAACTGCTACAAGTACAACCCCCCCGATCACGAGGTGGTGGACATGGCGCGCAAGCTGCAG GACGTCTTCGAGATGCGTTTCGCTAAGATCCCGGATGAAGGCCTGGAGGCGTCGGTCCCGTCCACAACGCCATTGGTTAGTAAAAGCACCGCCTCGTCCGACAGCAGCAACAACTCCTCCTCAGATGAGTCGTCAGACTCGGAGGAGGAGCGCGCCACGCGATTGGCTGAGCTACAGGAGCAGGTTGGTGCTGCCGGCCAATCACAG CTGAAGGCTGTGCACGAGCAGCTGGCCGTCCTGTCGCAGGCGCCCGTCAGTAAgccaaagaagaagaaagagaagaaggaCAAGGACAAGAAGAAGGACAAGGACAAAGGCAACAAGGCCAAGCTGGAGGAAGACAAGAAGCCCAAGGCTGCCGCACAGCAACCCAAAGCAGCCAATCAGAAGAAGGCGCCGGCGCGCAAAGCCAACAGCACGGTGACGGCCACCAG GCAAACCAAGAAAGGCGCCAAGGCGGCAGCAGGCGCGTCCGCCAACGGAGACGACGGCGAAGAGTCGTCCCTGCCCATGTCCTACGACGAGAAGCGCCAGTTGAGTCTGGACATCAACCGGCTCCCCGGGGAGAAGCTGGGCCGCGTGGTCCACATCATCCAGTCCAGAGAACCTTCGCTGAGGGATTCCAACCCCGACGAGATCGAGATCGACTTCGAAACCCTTAAACCGTCCACGCTGCGGGAGCTGGAGCGCTACGTCAAGTCCTGCCTGCAGAAGAAGCAGAGGAAGCTGATGC
- the LOC133548954 gene encoding bromodomain-containing protein 3-like isoform X2, which translates to MSDAPEAAPPSPPTLTNPPPPEVTNPTKPGRKTNQLQYMQNVVVKTLWKHQFAWPFYQPVDAIKLCLADYHKVIKNPMDMGTIKKRLENNYYWSASEAMQDFNTMFTNCYIYNKPTDDIVLMAQALEKIFLQKVAQMPQEEVALLPPAPKGKNKNKQPPAATTVSQQAESSASPPASYPSPSQTAVISPTPTNVQSPPPVPAPQPPAAMMPSAQPVVKKKGVKRKADTTTPTTSAISAGRADSPTAQDSKPAKLASSRREAAARPAKARRETIEDVAAGDIGSAGAAAAVRKSSKLGEQMKHCDAILKEMLSKKHAAYAWPFYKPVDAKALELHDYHDIIKHPMDLSTVRKKMDQSEYSDPQSFATDVRLMFSNCYKYNPPDHEVVDMARKLQDVFEMRFAKIPDEGLEASVPSTTPLVSKSTASSDSSNNSSSDESSDSEEERATRLAELQEQVGAAGQSQLKAVHEQLAVLSQAPVSKPKKKKEKKDKDKKKDKDKGNKAKLEEDKKPKAAAQQPKAANQKKAPARKANSTVTATRQTKKGAKAAAGASANGDDGEESSLPMSYDEKRQLSLDINRLPGEKLGRVVHIIQSREPSLRDSNPDEIEIDFETLKPSTLRELERYVKSCLQKKQRKLMQKQAGGGASGGGASRLSGSSSSSSDDSSSTGTSSSSDTD; encoded by the exons ATGTCGGATGCCCCTGAGGCTGCGCCCCCCAGTCCCCCTACCCTCACCAACCCGCCCCCTCCGGAGGTCACCAACCCCACCAAACCTGGCAG GAAGACCAATCAGCTGCAGTACATGCAGAATGTGGTGGTGAAGACTCTGTGGAAGCATCAGTTTGCATGGCCCTTCTACCAGCCCGTGGACGCCATCAAGCTGTGCTTGGCG GACTACCACAAAGTCATCAAGAACCCCATGGACATGGGCACCATCAAGAAACGGCTGGAGAACAATTACTACTGGAGCGCCAGTGAGGCCATGCAGGACTTCAACACCATGTTCACCAACTGCTACATCTACAACAAG CCCACGGACGACATCGTCCTGATGGCTCAGGCCCTGGAGAAGATCTTCCTGCAGAAAGTGGCTCAGATGCCTCAGGAGGAAGTGGCTCTGCTCCCACCTGCCCCTAAAGgcaagaacaagaacaaacagcCTCCTGCTGCCACCACAG TGAGTCAGCAGGCGGAGTCTTCAGCGTCGCCTCCCGCATCCTACCCATCCCCCTCCCAGACGGCTGTCATTTCGCCCACGCCCACAAATGTCCAGTCTCCGCCTCCTGTGCCAGCTCCACAGCCGCCCGCAGCCATGATGCCCTCTGCACAGCCCGTCGTCAAG AAGAAGGGGGTGAAAAGGAAAGCCGACACCACCACGCCCACCACGTCGGCCATCTCCGCGGGTCGCGCGGACTCGCCCACCGCACAGGACAGCAAACCGGCCAAGTTGGCCTCGTCCCGCCGTGAGGCCGCCGCTCGTCCCGCCAAAGCCCGTCGCGAGACCATCGAGGACGTAGCAGCCGGCGACATCGGAAGCGCCGGCGCGGCGGCGGCGGTAAGGAAGAGCAGCAAGCTGGGCGAGCAGATGAAGCACTGCGACGCCATCCTGAAGGAGATGCTGTCCAAAAAGCACGCCGCCTACGCCTGGCCCTTCTACAAGCCGGTGGACGCAAAGGCTCTGGAGCTGCACGACTACCACGACATCATCAAACACCCCATGGACTTGAGCACCGTCAGG AAAAAGATGGATCAAAGCGAGTACAGCGACCCTCAGAGTTTTGCCACCGACGTCAGGTTAATGTTCTCCAACTGCTACAAGTACAACCCCCCCGATCACGAGGTGGTGGACATGGCGCGCAAGCTGCAG GACGTCTTCGAGATGCGTTTCGCTAAGATCCCGGATGAAGGCCTGGAGGCGTCGGTCCCGTCCACAACGCCATTGGTTAGTAAAAGCACCGCCTCGTCCGACAGCAGCAACAACTCCTCCTCAGATGAGTCGTCAGACTCGGAGGAGGAGCGCGCCACGCGATTGGCTGAGCTACAGGAGCAGGTTGGTGCTGCCGGCCAATCACAG CTGAAGGCTGTGCACGAGCAGCTGGCCGTCCTGTCGCAGGCGCCCGTCAGTAAgccaaagaagaagaaagagaagaaggaCAAGGACAAGAAGAAGGACAAGGACAAAGGCAACAAGGCCAAGCTGGAGGAAGACAAGAAGCCCAAGGCTGCCGCACAGCAACCCAAAGCAGCCAATCAGAAGAAGGCGCCGGCGCGCAAAGCCAACAGCACGGTGACGGCCACCAG GCAAACCAAGAAAGGCGCCAAGGCGGCAGCAGGCGCGTCCGCCAACGGAGACGACGGCGAAGAGTCGTCCCTGCCCATGTCCTACGACGAGAAGCGCCAGTTGAGTCTGGACATCAACCGGCTCCCCGGGGAGAAGCTGGGCCGCGTGGTCCACATCATCCAGTCCAGAGAACCTTCGCTGAGGGATTCCAACCCCGACGAGATCGAGATCGACTTCGAAACCCTTAAACCGTCCACGCTGCGGGAGCTGGAGCGCTACGTCAAGTCCTGCCTGCAGAAGAAGCAGAGGAAGCTGATGC
- the LOC133548954 gene encoding bromodomain-containing protein 3-like isoform X3, with protein sequence MSDAPEAAPPSPPTLTNPPPPEVTNPTKPGRKTNQLQYMQNVVVKTLWKHQFAWPFYQPVDAIKLCLADYHKVIKNPMDMGTIKKRLENNYYWSASEAMQDFNTMFTNCYIYNKPTDDIVLMAQALEKIFLQKVAQMPQEEVALLPPAPKGKNKNKQPPAATTVSQQAESSASPPASYPSPSQTAVISPTPTNVQSPPPVPAPQPPAAMMPSAQPVVKKKGVKRKADTTTPTTSAISAGRADSPTAQDSKPAKLASSRREAAARPAKARRETIEDVAAGDIGSAGAAAAVRKSSKLGEQMKHCDAILKEMLSKKHAAYAWPFYKPVDAKALELHDYHDIIKHPMDLSTVRKKMDQSEYSDPQSFATDVRLMFSNCYKYNPPDHEVVDMARKLQDVFEMRFAKIPDEGLEASVPSTTPLVSKSTASSDSSNNSSSDESSDSEEERATRLAELQEQLKAVHEQLAVLSQAPVSKPKKKKEKKDKDKKKDKDKGNKAKLEEDKKPKAAAQQPKAANQKKAPARKANSTVTATRQTKKGAKAAAGASANGDDGEESSLPMSYDEKRQLSLDINRLPGEKLGRVVHIIQSREPSLRDSNPDEIEIDFETLKPSTLRELERYVKSCLQKKQRKLMQKQAGGGASGGGASRLSGSSSSSSDDSSSTGTSSSSDTD encoded by the exons ATGTCGGATGCCCCTGAGGCTGCGCCCCCCAGTCCCCCTACCCTCACCAACCCGCCCCCTCCGGAGGTCACCAACCCCACCAAACCTGGCAG GAAGACCAATCAGCTGCAGTACATGCAGAATGTGGTGGTGAAGACTCTGTGGAAGCATCAGTTTGCATGGCCCTTCTACCAGCCCGTGGACGCCATCAAGCTGTGCTTGGCG GACTACCACAAAGTCATCAAGAACCCCATGGACATGGGCACCATCAAGAAACGGCTGGAGAACAATTACTACTGGAGCGCCAGTGAGGCCATGCAGGACTTCAACACCATGTTCACCAACTGCTACATCTACAACAAG CCCACGGACGACATCGTCCTGATGGCTCAGGCCCTGGAGAAGATCTTCCTGCAGAAAGTGGCTCAGATGCCTCAGGAGGAAGTGGCTCTGCTCCCACCTGCCCCTAAAGgcaagaacaagaacaaacagcCTCCTGCTGCCACCACAG TGAGTCAGCAGGCGGAGTCTTCAGCGTCGCCTCCCGCATCCTACCCATCCCCCTCCCAGACGGCTGTCATTTCGCCCACGCCCACAAATGTCCAGTCTCCGCCTCCTGTGCCAGCTCCACAGCCGCCCGCAGCCATGATGCCCTCTGCACAGCCCGTCGTCAAG AAGAAGGGGGTGAAAAGGAAAGCCGACACCACCACGCCCACCACGTCGGCCATCTCCGCGGGTCGCGCGGACTCGCCCACCGCACAGGACAGCAAACCGGCCAAGTTGGCCTCGTCCCGCCGTGAGGCCGCCGCTCGTCCCGCCAAAGCCCGTCGCGAGACCATCGAGGACGTAGCAGCCGGCGACATCGGAAGCGCCGGCGCGGCGGCGGCGGTAAGGAAGAGCAGCAAGCTGGGCGAGCAGATGAAGCACTGCGACGCCATCCTGAAGGAGATGCTGTCCAAAAAGCACGCCGCCTACGCCTGGCCCTTCTACAAGCCGGTGGACGCAAAGGCTCTGGAGCTGCACGACTACCACGACATCATCAAACACCCCATGGACTTGAGCACCGTCAGG AAAAAGATGGATCAAAGCGAGTACAGCGACCCTCAGAGTTTTGCCACCGACGTCAGGTTAATGTTCTCCAACTGCTACAAGTACAACCCCCCCGATCACGAGGTGGTGGACATGGCGCGCAAGCTGCAG GACGTCTTCGAGATGCGTTTCGCTAAGATCCCGGATGAAGGCCTGGAGGCGTCGGTCCCGTCCACAACGCCATTGGTTAGTAAAAGCACCGCCTCGTCCGACAGCAGCAACAACTCCTCCTCAGATGAGTCGTCAGACTCGGAGGAGGAGCGCGCCACGCGATTGGCTGAGCTACAGGAGCAG CTGAAGGCTGTGCACGAGCAGCTGGCCGTCCTGTCGCAGGCGCCCGTCAGTAAgccaaagaagaagaaagagaagaaggaCAAGGACAAGAAGAAGGACAAGGACAAAGGCAACAAGGCCAAGCTGGAGGAAGACAAGAAGCCCAAGGCTGCCGCACAGCAACCCAAAGCAGCCAATCAGAAGAAGGCGCCGGCGCGCAAAGCCAACAGCACGGTGACGGCCACCAG GCAAACCAAGAAAGGCGCCAAGGCGGCAGCAGGCGCGTCCGCCAACGGAGACGACGGCGAAGAGTCGTCCCTGCCCATGTCCTACGACGAGAAGCGCCAGTTGAGTCTGGACATCAACCGGCTCCCCGGGGAGAAGCTGGGCCGCGTGGTCCACATCATCCAGTCCAGAGAACCTTCGCTGAGGGATTCCAACCCCGACGAGATCGAGATCGACTTCGAAACCCTTAAACCGTCCACGCTGCGGGAGCTGGAGCGCTACGTCAAGTCCTGCCTGCAGAAGAAGCAGAGGAAGCTGATGC
- the LOC133548794 gene encoding nucleus accumbens-associated protein 2-like, protein MTEGLLQVEIPDFGSSVLGSLNQQRLLGNHCDVAILVQGQLFKAHRAVLAASSLYFRDLFSAESCQASESSQVTFELPSSVTPACFRQILSFCYTGRLNVAHGEQLVLMYTAGYLQIQNIVERGLELMMMKSSSSSPYCCDSQTTSADELGASEPPLVQNPRPRGASPSMSPEELLLAVSRIKQERQDSPPAEDMESRAELRTATGGAVCYLGAGGGVVLGLQSYLLAGGGRSSSEGTDSPPSHPPTEEELEDNYFSQSGMFQHVFGQEKMELLRPAPGSERRACVLVGGDNMALPASLVSQIGYRCHPSLYGEGEPGEKVELVAGSGVFMTRGQLMNCHLCAGVKHKVLLRRLLATFFDRNTLANSCGTGIRSSTNDPSRKPLDNRVLNTVKVYCQKFAPSFKESEMNVIAADMCTNARRVRKRWLPKIHSLLADSAPQPRRARRGAAVRGDVHLELELRPAGQEADREEPRLQLVGSRGGGARQMGVDAGSDGRSQHQDPALCVSSSYSPESSPYLAETAPPDTDDRGAEPLQHSQ, encoded by the exons ATGACGGAGGGGCTGCTGCAGGTTGAGATCCCGGACTTCGGCAGCAGCGTGCTGGGCAGCCTGAACCAGCAGAGGCTGCTGGGAAACCACTGTGACGTGGCCATCCTGGTCCAGGGTCAGCTCTTCAAGGCCCACCGCGCCGTCCTGGCCGCCTCCTCGCTCTACTTCCGAGACCTGTTCAGCGCCGAGTCCTGCCAGGCCAGCGAGTCCTCGCAGGTGACTTTCGAGCTGCCCTCCTCCGTCACGCCCGCCTGCTTCCGGCAGATTCTCTCCTTCTGCTACACGGGCCGCCTCAACGTGGCGCACGGCGAGCAGCTGGTGCTCATGTACACCGCCGGGTACCTGCAGATCCAGAACATCGTGGAGCGGGGGCTGGAACTCATGATGATGAAGTCCTCCTCGTCCTCGCCGTACTGCTGTGACTCACAG ACCACTTCAGCGGACGAGCTGGGAGCTTCCGAGCCGCCGCTGGTCCAGAATCCTCGGCCGCGGGGGGCCAGTCCGTCCATGAGTCCAGAAGAGCTGCTGCTGGCGGTCAGCAGGATCAAACAGGAGAGACAAGACTCGCCTCCCGCAGAAGACATGGAGTCCAG AGCCGAGCTCCGGACCGCCACAGGGGGCGCTGTGTGCTACCTGGGcgcaggtgggggcgtggttctGGGCCTGCAGTCCTACCTCCTGGCAGGTGGGGGGCGCTCTAGTTCGGAAGGCACGGACTCGCCCCCCTCGCACCCCCCGACCGAGGAGGAGCTGGAGGACAACTACTTCAGCCAGTCCGGAATGTTCCAGCACGTCTTTG GACAGGAGAAGATGGAGCTGCTGCGTCCGGCGCCGGGCAGCGAGCGGCGTGCGTGCGTGCTGGTGGGCGGGGACAACATGGCGCTCCCGGCCAGTCTGGTCAGTCAGATTGGATATCGATGCCACCCCTCCCTCTACGGCGAGGGGGAACCTGGGGAGAAGGTGGAGCTGGTGGCAG gctcAGGTGTGTTCATGACCCGAGGTCAGCTGATGAACTGTCACTTGTGTGCTGGAGTCAAACACAAAGTTCTGCTCAGGAGGCTGCTGGCAACCTTTTTTGACAG AAACACTCTGGCCAATAGCTGTGGGACTGGGATCCGCTCCTCCACCAATGATCCCAGCCGAAAGCCCCTGGACAACCGAGTGTTGAACACAGTCAAAG TCTACTGTCAGAAGTTTGCTCCGAGCTTCAAGGAGAGCGAGATGAACGTGATCGCAGCAGATATGTGCACCAATGCTCGCAGAGTAAGAAAGCGTTGGCTCCCCAAGATCCATTCTCTGCTCGCTGACTCCGCCCCCCAGCCCCGCAGGGCCAGGAGGGGGGCCGCGGTGCGAGGGGACGTCCATTTGGAACTGGAGCTACGTCCGGCAGGCCAGGAGGCGGACAGGGAGGAGCCTCGCCTGCAGCTGGTTGGCTCGCGAGGGGGAGGAGCCAGGCAGATGGGCGTGGACGCAGGAAGTGACGGGCGGTCACAACATCAGGACCCCGCCCTCTGCGTCTCGTCCTCCTACTCACCTGAGTCCTCCCCCTACCTGGCTGAGACTGCACCTCCTGACACTGATGACAGGGGGGCGGAGCCTCTTCAACACAGCCAATAA